In a genomic window of Roseiflexus castenholzii DSM 13941:
- a CDS encoding helix-turn-helix transcriptional regulator, with amino-acid sequence MITLPAAWREANIALALEQQAGGVPDVSLRLYDVLPKLETLNGTLDSARRMADDLVASMQRGGITNAIDRARGLRAELMFRLGDWAAFEAYAQGYHPPKQPLFFPYRLETLLQIRYLARRKAWDESRRLMQEQARLARAAGYLEYEMELHIVGALLEQAAGNSSNAIRMLARALEIGRAGGYVRVFLDEGEEMRTLLAQLRRDDFAASLLAAFGKPAHIDQSALIEPLTEREMDVLKLVAEGLSNPEIAEKLYLSVGTVKTHVKHIYGKLGVDDRVTAAGKARELGLIN; translated from the coding sequence GTGCCAGACGTCAGTTTGCGGCTGTACGACGTCCTCCCCAAACTGGAAACTCTGAACGGCACCCTTGATTCTGCCCGTAGGATGGCAGATGACCTGGTTGCCTCCATGCAACGCGGCGGAATCACCAACGCCATAGACCGCGCCCGCGGACTGCGAGCCGAGTTGATGTTCAGGCTGGGCGATTGGGCGGCGTTTGAAGCGTATGCGCAGGGGTATCATCCGCCCAAACAGCCGTTGTTCTTTCCCTATCGGCTGGAGACGCTGCTGCAAATCCGTTATCTGGCGCGGCGAAAGGCTTGGGATGAGAGCCGCCGTCTGATGCAGGAGCAGGCGCGGCTGGCGCGCGCAGCGGGGTATCTCGAATATGAGATGGAACTGCACATCGTCGGCGCGTTGCTGGAACAGGCGGCGGGCAATTCCTCCAACGCCATCCGAATGCTGGCGCGCGCGCTGGAGATTGGCAGGGCGGGCGGCTATGTGCGTGTTTTTCTCGATGAAGGCGAAGAGATGCGCACCCTGCTGGCGCAATTGCGCAGGGATGATTTTGCGGCGAGCCTGCTGGCGGCGTTTGGCAAGCCCGCCCATATTGACCAATCTGCCCTGATTGAACCGCTCACCGAGCGCGAGATGGACGTGCTGAAACTGGTTGCCGAAGGACTCTCGAACCCTGAAATTGCAGAAAAACTGTATCTCTCGGTTGGGACGGTCAAGACGCACGTCAAGCACATTTACGGCAAACTGGGCGTGGATGACCGCGTGACGGCGGCGGGCAAGGCGCGCGAGTTGGGGTTAATCAACTGA
- a CDS encoding transposase has translation MSHDIFYRRNLPHIHPKGHAFFVTFSLLHAIPYDVLEQLKAERQNELRQVDLAQRYSIQKKHFGKYDEWLDRCENSPRWLEEPEIAAIVASEIERMNGERYTLIAYCIMPNHVHLLLEGLLAADARHRGQSAKYPLTDTLRLLKGRTARACNLALKREGQFWQHESYDHFVRDDNELGRIIAYILNNPVKAGLVKEWSEWKFFYINPEWGEW, from the coding sequence ATGTCTCACGATATTTTTTATCGGCGCAATTTGCCGCACATTCATCCCAAAGGTCACGCTTTTTTCGTCACCTTTTCGCTATTGCACGCCATTCCGTATGACGTCCTGGAACAACTCAAAGCGGAAAGGCAAAATGAACTTCGTCAGGTAGATTTGGCGCAACGCTACAGCATCCAGAAAAAGCATTTTGGGAAATATGATGAGTGGCTCGACCGCTGTGAAAACAGCCCGCGCTGGCTGGAAGAACCCGAAATTGCCGCCATTGTTGCCAGCGAAATCGAGCGCATGAATGGGGAACGCTATACATTGATTGCCTACTGCATCATGCCCAATCATGTACATTTACTTTTGGAAGGACTGCTTGCAGCCGATGCGCGCCATCGCGGACAGTCGGCAAAATATCCGCTCACCGACACGCTGCGCTTACTCAAAGGTCGCACCGCTCGCGCGTGCAACCTTGCGCTGAAGCGGGAAGGGCAGTTTTGGCAGCATGAGAGTTATGACCATTTTGTACGGGACGATAATGAACTTGGGCGTATCATTGCTTATATCTTGAACAATCCAGTGAAGGCAGGGCTTGTAAAGGAATGGAGCGAGTGGAAGTTTTTCTATATCAATCCTGAGTGGGGAGAGTGGTAA
- a CDS encoding GNAT family N-acetyltransferase, whose product MTILIRPESPADLPAIFHANQLAFGRDNEARLVNKLRDANAVVLSLVAEQDGRVVGHILFSPVTIRDGGTEWQAVGLGPMAVLPEVQKQGVGSALIRAALAELKTLGHDVVIVLGHAEYYPRFGFQPTQPFGIRWEIDVPAEVFMLAELTPGALRGRRGVVRYHPAFAGV is encoded by the coding sequence ATGACCATTCTTATCCGCCCCGAAAGCCCCGCAGACCTCCCCGCCATTTTTCATGCCAATCAACTGGCGTTTGGGCGCGACAATGAAGCCCGCCTGGTGAACAAACTGCGCGACGCCAACGCAGTCGTTCTCTCGCTGGTCGCCGAACAGGATGGGCGCGTCGTCGGACACATCCTGTTCTCGCCTGTCACCATCCGCGATGGCGGGACGGAATGGCAGGCAGTCGGGCTGGGACCGATGGCGGTCTTGCCAGAAGTTCAGAAACAGGGCGTCGGCTCCGCCTTAATCCGCGCCGCGCTGGCAGAACTGAAAACGCTGGGGCATGACGTCGTCATCGTGCTGGGACACGCTGAATACTATCCGCGCTTTGGATTCCAGCCCACGCAGCCGTTTGGAATCCGCTGGGAAATTGACGTGCCGGCCGAAGTCTTCATGCTGGCGGAACTCACCCCCGGCGCCCTGCGCGGCAGGCGCGGCGTTGTGCGCTATCACCCTGCCTTTGCAGGAGTCTAA
- a CDS encoding CPBP family intramembrane glutamic endopeptidase yields the protein MQNQVRVSVPSSSQGARAAILSFFESRPVLSAVILFVAFVVLSTLFGLAAQELLPQFQPEFIALIALSVLVAAGLSALGWWKAAGFNFPAEWRDSRLMVIPFLIVLGLPFLMGIKTGDAGTFVYLAVAYALTGFMEEGLMRGIVLRVLKPTGTTRSVVISSLLFGLMHIGNLLYRNPFIVFAQMLGAFVHGIGLSAIRLRANTIWFPVVLHALHDLALKYTNFPAIPLDVVQVTLLMVYGIYLLRGYKEEASE from the coding sequence ATGCAAAACCAGGTTCGCGTTTCTGTACCATCGTCCAGCCAGGGCGCGCGCGCCGCCATCCTATCGTTTTTTGAAAGCCGCCCCGTTCTTTCGGCGGTGATTTTGTTTGTGGCGTTTGTCGTTCTTTCCACCCTGTTTGGTCTCGCTGCGCAGGAGCTCTTGCCGCAATTTCAGCCCGAATTCATCGCCCTGATTGCGCTTTCGGTTCTGGTGGCGGCTGGGCTTTCTGCGCTGGGCTGGTGGAAGGCGGCAGGCTTCAACTTCCCCGCTGAATGGCGTGATTCGCGCCTGATGGTCATTCCCTTTCTCATCGTGCTGGGGCTGCCCTTTCTGATGGGCATCAAAACCGGCGACGCGGGGACTTTCGTCTATCTTGCAGTTGCCTACGCCCTGACGGGCTTCATGGAAGAAGGTCTCATGCGCGGCATCGTTCTGCGCGTGCTCAAGCCTACAGGCACGACCCGCAGCGTGGTCATCTCGTCTCTGCTCTTTGGTCTCATGCACATCGGCAACCTGCTCTATCGCAATCCCTTCATCGTCTTTGCCCAAATGCTCGGCGCTTTCGTGCATGGAATTGGTCTCAGCGCCATCCGCCTACGCGCGAACACCATCTGGTTCCCCGTTGTACTTCACGCCCTGCACGACCTGGCGTTGAAGTACACTAACTTCCCCGCCATCCCGCTGGATGTGGTGCAGGTCACGCTGCTGATGGTGTATGGAATCTACCTGCTGCGCGGGTACAAAGAAGAAGCCAGCGAATAA